A genomic region of Colletotrichum destructivum chromosome 1, complete sequence contains the following coding sequences:
- a CDS encoding Putative Zinc finger C2H2-type, P-loop containing nucleoside triphosphate hydrolase, translating to MAQTFGAVPDKDLHDDLGDALTQSADEFKALLDTNHVWDFEKATSRDVYWDLQAIQFQRQEKRTMMNLSRIQMFFDGMDGLQEVLEELEPSRAASIMAYVWGPMRFLLKVTTVNDKAFDQILEVYQRLGHNIPPLEEYKQFFAGSLDARRCLLHLYRDVLEFHRLAYKLFSLRTLWTRLHRATWRDLESTFAHLASSIALHADFIRTHGRRVHRDRLPLLRAVDSGFAAAPPSPPPPPAPGPADHDFRRGYQQYEVAYAVSWRQFRQREEDRKSKQKTRILKWIAAPNKTETLHDSFVRKRGLCPDSGRWLYKRYDAVSNWMREDPPRDSTLWVHGPRGMGKTILASLVVTRLRELIREGRVIPAGAQVGYFYCQEGDQDMATYLGILRSLLHQFVSAAEVMTPDSPDHGDGDVESNTSCTKNNNNNNNNNNATILPLCADKITNSGGSSLSSPEAALPLLEAFFDINPRQYLVVDGLDECAAPTEVQQAVAFLAAQVTRCEDVSQGSLRVLFVSAASADVRRVMAKHGVPGEGGREVTLDVKNNAQDIRGYVRKRLEPAELAKANRRFNLTEADVQVIEDQVAVQSEGVFLYAELAMEYLVKQMTKKELLEKVKPGMLPDKLSTMYDTLLGTLKDNLTQLSPEHWAKAKLLLGWLVCAHRPLKWHEIQAILAFDPDHDAVDFDLRMIRTENVSDFLGSLVQVLPGDNIRLIHSTAKKHLVNTEHINDQSVQCDLAILCLRYLSLRCFAAPDYTEAERRQHILQGYFSFQDYAASQWYKHIDSVITSCRDVFLLPAPATASAPSSPSSIYTHHLLASTSHPATTTTTTAAVTIVQQLRREHYVAAFTSALDRFTSAYDQDLEPSASPPHPDLPLDSIAAYSGLPFYPSLHRLWKHILAHQRRPIEDRNKIGIPRLDAALALHRAAIETTVRPSTAAAVGADTIELYYGPNLYKCHRTLCAFFHRGFDARRDRDAHQARHDRPYRCPLDACDYAPFGFSSNKDKDRHVRNYHPELSDAPSAFLQMSRRVEPAKFRCNMCSKTFTRNINLKGHERSHFGERPYACSNCGKAFARLNDCRRHERIHMRRGT from the exons ATGGCTCAAACCTTCGGGGCCGTCCCGGACAAGGACCTCCACGACGACCTCGGAGACGCCCTCACACAGAGCGCCGACGAGTTCAAGGCTCTCCTCGACACCAACCACGTCTGGGATTTCGAAAAGGCCACCAGTCGCGATGTCTACTGGGACCTCCAGGCCATCCAGTTCCAGCGCCAGGAGAAGCGGACCATGATGAACCTCAGCCGGATCCAGATGTTTTTTGACGGCATGGACGGCCTGCAGGAAGTCTTGGAGGAGTTGGagcccagcagagctgcCAGCATCATGGCGTATGTCTGGGGCCCGATGAGGTTTCTGTTAAAG GTCACAACAGTCAACGACAAGGCGTTCGACCAAATCCTCGAGGTCTACCAACGCTTGGGACATAACATCCCGCCCCTTGAGGAATACAAGCAGTTCTTCGCCGGCTCGCTGGACGCCAGGAGATGCCTGCTGCACCTCTACCGTGACGTTCTCGAGTTTCACAGACTGGCCTACAAGCTCTTTTCCCTCCGCACGT TATGGACCAGGCTTCACAGGGCAACGTGGCGAGATCTCGAATCGACCTTTGCTCACCTCGCCTCGTCCATCGCGCTCCACGCCGACTTCATCCGAACccacggccgccgcgtccACCGCGACCggctgcccctcctccgcgccgTCGACTCGGGCTTCGCCGCGGCGCCCCCGtccccgcctccgcctccggcCCCGGGTCCGGCCGACCACGACTTCCGCCGCGGGTACCAGCAGTACGAGGTCGCCTACGCCGTGTCGTGGAGGCAGTTCCGCCAGCGCGAGGAGGACCGCAAGAGCAAGCAAAAGACGCGGATCCTGAAATGGATCGCGGCGCCCAACAAGACCGAGACGCTCCACGACAGCTTCGTCCGCAAGCGGGGCCTGTGCCCGGACAGCGGCCGGTGGCTGTACAAGCGGTACGACGCCGTGTCCAACTGGATGCGCGAGGACCCTCCCCGTGACTCGACGCTCTGGGTCCACGGGCCGCGGGGCATGGGCAAGACGATCCTGGCGTCGCTCGTCGTCACCCGTCTGCGCGAGCTCATCCGCGAGGGCAGGGTCAtcccggccggcgcccaggTGGGCTACTTCTACTGCCAGGAGGGCGACCAGGACATGGCCACGTACCTGGGCATCCTCCGGAGCCTCCTGCACCAgttcgtctcggccgccgaggtcatGACCCCTGACTCTCCGGATCATGGGGACGGCGACGTGGAGAGCAACACCTCATGCaccaaaaacaacaacaacaacaacaacaacaacaacgccacGATCCTCCCCCTCTGCGCCGACAAGATCACCAACAGCGGCGGCTCCTCCCTCAGctcgcccgaggccgccctcccgctcctcgaggccttcttcgacatcaaccCGCGGCAgtacctcgtcgtcgacggcctcgacgagtgCGCCGCGCCCACCGAGGTCCAGCAGGCCGTTGCCTTCCTCGCGGCCCAGGTGACGCGCTGCGAGGACGTCAGCCAGGGGTCGCTGCGCGTGCTCTTCGTCAGCGCCGCGTCCGCCGACGTGAGGCGCGTCATGGCCAAGCACGGCGTCCCCGGCGAGGGGGGCAGGGAGGTAACGCTCGACGTCAAGAACAACGCGCAGGACATCCGTGGCTACGTCCGCAAGAGGCTCGAgccggccgagctggccaaggCGAATCGGCGCTTCAACCTGACGGAAGCCGACGTCCAGGTCATCGAGGACCAGGTTGCGGTACAGAGTGAAG GTGTCTTTCTGtacgccgagctcgccatGGAGTATCTCGTCAAGCAGATGACCAAGAAAGAGCTGCTCGAGAAGGTCAAGCCGGGGATGCTGCCAGATAAGTTGTCCACGAT GTACGACACCCTCCTCGGCACCCTCAAAGATAACCTCACGCAGCTGTCCCCCGAGCACTGGGCCAAGGCCAAACTGCTCCTCGGCTGGCTCGTCTGCGCCCACCGTCCGCTCAAGTGGCACGAGATCCAGgccatcctcgccttcgacccggaccacgacgccgtcgacttcGACCTGCGCATGATCCGCACCGAGAACGTGTCCGACTTCCTCGGCTCGCTCGTCCAGGTCCTGCCGGGGGACAACATCCGGCTGATCCATTCCACGGCGAAGAA ACACCTCGTCAACACCGAGCATATAAACGACCAGTCCGTTCAGTgcgacctcgccatcctctGCCTCCGGTATCTCTCCCTCCGCTGCTTCGCCGCCCCGGACtacaccgaggccgagcgcCGCCAGCACATCCTCCAGGGCTACTTCTCCTTCCAGGACTACGCCGCCTCGCAGTGGTACAAACACATCGACAGTGTCATCACGTCGTGCCGggacgtcttcctcctccccgcccccgccaccgcctccgccccgtCGTCCCCCTCGAGCATCTACACCCATCACCTCCTCGCATCAACATCACAcccggccaccaccaccaccaccaccgccgccgtcaccatcgTCCAGCAGCTCCGGCGAGAACACtacgtcgccgccttcacctCGGCCCTCGACCGCTTCACCTCCGCCTACGACCAAGACCTCGAAccgtccgcctcgccgcctcaCCCGGACCTCCCGCTCGACAGCATCGCGGCCTACTCCGGCCTCCCCTTCTACCCGTCCCTCCACCGCCTCTGGAAGCACATCTTGGCCCACCAGCGCCGCCCCATCGAGGACCGCAACAAGATCGGCATCCcccgcctcgacgccgccctcgccctccaccgcgccgccatcgagaccACCGTCCGGCCCTctaccgctgccgccgtcggaGCCGACACCATCGAGCTCTACTACGGCCCCAACCTCTACAAGTGCCACCGCACCCTCTGCGCCTTCTTCCACCGCGGCTtcgacgcccgccgcgacCGCGACGCCCACCAGGCCCGGCACGACCGGCCGTACCGGTGCCCGCTCGACGCCTGCGACTACGCCCCCTTcggcttctcctccaacAAGGATAAGGACCGCCACGTGCGCAACTACCACCCGGAGCTGAGCGacgcgccctcggcctttTTGCAGATGagccgccgcgtcgagccCGCCAAGTTCCGCTGCAACATGTGCTCCAAGACCTTCACGCGCAACATCAACCTCAAGGGCCACGAGCGGAGCCACTTTGGCGAGAGGCCGTACGCCTGCTCCAACTGCGGCAAGGCGTTTGCGAGGCTCAACGACTGCCGTCGGCACGAGCGGATTCACATGAGGAGGGGGACGTGA